Genomic DNA from Leishmania donovani BPK282A1 complete genome, chromosome 32:
GTTGGCCATCCGTGCCACGGCAGGCACTACTGCAGCGAAAAGTTGCGCAGGCAGCGCGGACGAAACAAGGCCGACCTCCTCTTCGACATCCTCTGAGAGGCATACActgtcgtcctcgtcgtcttcctctgATCCGCGCGGCGATCGCGAGATGACGGAAGTgccacacactcgcacaccgCGGACGCGCGAGGAGCGTGATACCGAGCATGTGCATGCGAGCACTCAAGACGGCGCAGAGGAGCTGGATAGCGGACACAcccggctgccgccgcaggtgcCGAGCCGCGGGGAAGTAAAggtcgccaccaccacatgGGTGGGGCCGACATTCAATCGATGTTAGACGCGAGAGTATCATGGCGCACATCTTCTCTGATTCTGCATGAGGCTTCGGGCAGACCACGTGCggcgctcgctctcgcaAGCGCCGCGAACGTGCCTGCGCCTTTCTTTCCCAGCAATTGATGCACGTTAGGTCACCCTCATGCAGAGCGCCACTctcacctccgcctccttctttcccttGCCGAGCCGCGGCATGTTTCTTTCTGTTTCTGTGTGCGCTCGCCTTTGCCGGAATGCTTTCGTGACGTCGTTCGCCCGTCTGTTCCGTGtcggttttttttttctcactCCCCCATCGCTTACTGACCGATGGCGGCGGGGCTGCatgcgatggcgctgccgccgctgctctcgggtggcccccctccctttttctttgtgccgccgctgccttgccTCCGTCTGTGGTGTCCTTTACTCGCtcttcgcccctcccctcgaCCCCCTCGCGTTGCTATCCAGCCCGGCATGAACGCCAGGTGAGCGTGCTCTGCGGGTGCTCATCCGCAGAGGTACAAGGCCTTACTTCTGGAGTCACAAGGCCACCcagaagggaaagagagcTGGTCGACATATGTAGGCATGACCCCACCAAAATGTGACGACGATGCTGTCCACAGCAGCAAGGAGAATCGGCACAGGCATGCTACCTTTCGCCGcgcttttgtttttcttaAAGAGTGTAGCGAGAGCACACTGGCACGCCATCTAACATACACAcctaacacacacacacacacagagacacactcATGCTCTCTTACCGTCTGTGCCACCCCGCCAAACTCTTCGACGATATCCTTGACGTTATTGTCCTCTCCCTCGTTCTCTCACCTATCTTTTCCTCCTTCGCTCCCACCGCTGTTGCGGGGACGATGCATGCGCAGAGCAGCCGAGCCACTCGTCGTGTCTCCCGCGAGCGGTCTACTCAACAACCCTCCCCTGCTCTCGCGGTTGCCGACTAGATATCTGCTACCCTCTCTTGTacggaggcacacacacacacacacacagatacacacgACCGCCCACGCATCCCAGTCGAGGCGTCCGCACCAAGATGTGCGCTCTGCAGAGGGACGCCGCCACGagggcggagaagcagcCATACCTCGCCCGCCAGATTCCTATGATTCGGCTGAGCCGTTACCAGGCCAAATTTGTGTGCGAGGGCATCGGTACATTCATTTTCCTGATGACGACGTCGCTAGCGGAGATGAACTGCGGTAACCTAGCTGTGGACGGGAAGACTCGCACACGCAACCTCGCCCCGATTGCGGAGGGGTTCATGCTTTGCGTGCTTATCTTCATGTTCGGCTACATCTCTGGTGGCCATTTTAATCCGGCTGTCACCTTCGCAGTTGTCATGATTCGCGGCATGCGAGTCGAGGAGGCGATTTCGTACTGGGTGGCTCAGGTGGTAGGCGCTCTGGTAGGTGCGGGGCTCAGTATCTTTGTGCACGGCTCGACGCAACACTTGCCTGCACCGCAGGTCGTGCAGAACACGGCCGAGTACGTCTTTAGCGCCTTTGTAGCGGAGGCCGTGTTTACGATGTTGCTTGTGACAGTGGTGCTGCACGCCGCCTactcgcagcagcgcaacaACGACTTCTACGGCTTGGCAGTTGGCATgtgcctcctcgcctcccaGTACGCTGTCGGCGGCGTGTCGGGTGGCGCCTTCAACCCAGCGGTCGCGACGGGTCTGCAGGTGACCAAGTTCATTGCAGCTGGCTACTTCACGCAGCTCCTGTATCTGTGGCTGTACTGGGCTGCGCCGGCCTGCGGCGCTGTTGCGGCGGCGTTTCTCTTTATGATGACCCACCCAGTGCCGAAAGACGAGGCtggcgaggtgcagcagcagcgtgtggCACGCAATCTATACAGCTCTTTCTGAGATGCGATTCCtgactccccctccccctcccactcacTCCCTTTTCCTCACGCACAAACgtacagacacgcacgcgctggcCGCCAAACGCTTGCAAGCGTGATTGGCGCAAGAACGTCGCATCTTTTTGCCTGTTagcgagaggggaggaggcacgCAAAGCAGCGCTGTTTTCATTGGGTCGAATGTGCGTGCACGTTGCCCATGCGCGTCGCGGAGacagggggagagagagagcatgcaggtgtgcgtgcgtgtgtgttgacGCATTGGTGGGCACACGCTCGCGAGTTCTCCCATACTTTCTTTTCTCGTCTGccgctcccctctccccacccgcGGCGTGAATTTTGCGAGCACCGTCGCTGCGTTTTTACGTCCCTTTCGATGTTGCTGTACATGTTGCCGTCGCTGACTTGCAAGAGAAGTGGCTGAACGCGTGTCACGGACCACGgggcatgcgtgtgtgtttgtgtgtgtgtgtgtgaatgTGGAACGCTCGCGAGAGCACAAAGGCGtgcagtggtggcgctgcgtggAGGCCACTGAGCTGTGCTTTTTGCTGTAGCGCAAGGCGACGAGGGTGGAcatctccttctctcccgcttgctctcctccttAATTGTGTGTATCGTACACGGACACTCACATACGCTTCTCCCTTGCTCTTTCCTCGTTTACGGGGGTGATGTCTTCCCTGCGGCGGCTCGCTTCACTTCCGAGAGAACTGGCAAAGGCGTGCTGGCCTTTCTTCACCCCAGccacctctccacctctgtTCTCCCACCCGCACATCCATTCAAGTCATCGTCTcgtgcccccctcccccttcccttgcCCCTCGCCgtcggtctctctctctcttgctttgcatttctcctttttttttcctcctcttgccATTGGCCCCCCGCCCGTTGCGGGTCACTATGACTCACCTCGTGGCCATCTCTTCCGTCTTTGCGTTGAGGCCATACACTCAGCCCCGAGCTTGCAAGGTGACCAGCGAAAAGGCGGACGgcccccttcctcgccgcacacgccgacTTCTCACTTGCCTCGACAGCTCTCGTAAAACAGAGAGCGTGTGTGGCTGCGCAGGGTATGCGTGCGCCTGTCTACTCTCTGCCCGCAAGCGCGCACAGGCTCCTtgaagagaagagaaacgcCTCACCGCGGGTGTGggcacggcaccggcgctTCCCCTGAGCCACGATTTCGTTCTACTTTGCAGATTACCTCTCGCGCACAaacccgctgccgccgccgccgcatcacAAGGCTCAAgacggagaggaagagggaaacATCAACCGCAACGGCGACGAACACGATCACTGGCACGGCGAAGGATAGTGCATCGGTTTATCATTGCTGTTTTATATCGGCTGGGGTcccgccgcacacacgcacacatttGCATTGCGCAGCACGGCTCGGCTCCTGTTGTGGCGTTTACGGGGCTTAGCGGGGGACGTTGATGTCTGTGTTTGCCTCTGCTCTTTCTCGTGAGCACTGGCACGCAGGCAGACGCCGGCTCAAAGACATGGTTTGAAGCACACGTGCTCTCCTGTGTCTTCCACCCGTGCCATCACACGCTCACAGACCTTTATGCGGAGGCCTTGGTGCTCGCACGGGGCGACAGGGCAGCGTAAGAGGATTTCGtatcttctctctctctctctcactcggtgccgctgttgcgTTGCCCGACAGAGCCACACGGCAACGCGTCCTCTTCCACCCGCACCATCAACAGCCTCCGCACTTACTCGCCCTCGCATGCTGTCGCGGGCCCTGCGACACACTTTTCTGCAATTGGTCATGGCATGATCGGCTCGGCACACATGGTCGGCATACAGCGAGACGAgatgcagccgcggccgccgcgccaaCGCGAGCCAGCTAACTCGGCTACCGTCGCTGCTCCCGCGCTCGAAAGTGatgcagcgacgccggctGCTGCATCAGCCATGTCCTCGGCGCAGGGACTCGCGCGCTACTTCCACGGGTTGGCCGCGGGGGATGAGATGGCTGGGCTGATCCGCGGCCTGCGTGCCTCTATGTGGCAGTGCTACCAGGACTGCCTGCACcgtcctgcagctgcacaggTGCCGACTTTTCCAGCATTGGCAAGTGGAGGGGCGAGTGGCGTGGAGGCGTCTGCTGATGGATCTGCGGCGCTCTCATCACGCATCGATGACGCGTCGCTAAAGGGGTCCTCCTTTGCGGATGCCGGCACCCGATCCACGAGCCCAGCGAACCATGGCGTAGGTATGGGCGTGGCACTGCTGGCTGCTGTTCCTGCATCGCCCGTCCCAATCCCACCCGGCAAGctgaaggcggcggagcgccgGCAGTACTGGTCGGCCACCAAAGCCGCCATGCTCTTCGCTGTCGAGAGCCCTTccgtggcggaggaggcgaccGCGCTTCACTGCTCCACTATCACACGCTCTCTCCTGTACAACTACTACTACCCTAGTGAAGGTGGAGAGGCTgccagcagctcgccgcgcGTGAGCGCGACGCTTGAAACTGCACCTGCCATGTCCACCCTGCATCGCGGAGAAGTGCGGTGGGTGTTGAGTGATACGCGTGTCGTTGAGCTCGCCAGGGAGGCGTTGAAAATGGATCGGTGCGACGGCGGTGTCTGCGGGTGGCAACGCGccctggcgctgctgcgccaggtCGACCCCACCCCGCTCACCTCGGCTGTGGAACTGGAGCTCTACCGACGCACCGACGGCCGCCACTGGGCCGAGGCGCTGGACTGCCTCTGGCGCATCGGGCCCGCTCACTGGACGGAGATGGAcgtggcagccgcagtgCGGTGTCTGTACTCTGCtggtcgccgccaccaccaggaGAACCTTGCCACCCTCAGCGCTGACGAAGTCGCACGGGCTGCTACAGAGGATGGCGAGGACGGCTCGCATGTCTCCAGCTCCCTGTTTCAGGCGCGGCTGAaagcgcaggcgctgcgcatccaccacgccgtggaggcggcaggTGTGCTGCGATGGAGCACATCATCTACCTTCAACGATACTCTGGGCCTTGTCGCACTCGACACGGCGGGGTGGCtggatgcgtgtgtgctgctcgaTAAACTGCTTTCGGgtgcgactgctgccgcctgctCCCGAGACGCGGGCGTGAGGGAGGGTGCCGCGAGAGGAGCCGTGGGCGTGGTTCGGCGCGAGAAGGCGGTGCACAGTGTGCAGCGCATCACGGGCGGCGAGGCTGTTGCTAACAGTGAGCTGTTTCTGGCGTCAACGTTTTACGAAAGTGAGATAGTGTCTCACAGCGGCGATACACTGGTGCCACCCCACtcaccgcagcgcgcgcggtCCCCTGAGCCCCTCTACCACCTCGTCCGAGCCAATGCGGTGACGGTTCATCAAACGTGCCGCGCGCTTCGGTCCCGCTGGGATGTGGGGCTGCGCTATGTGCAGCTCCTGCAAGACGCCTTCGTCGACACCCTCGACCTTCCATCCGACACCGCGGCAACGGAAGACGTGCTTCGACTGTGCATTATAGGTCAGCAatgggaggcggcgctgcggctcgtGGCAGCTCATCAAGCAGCGATGGCCGATGGCGCCGAGGGCGATCGCCTGCCCGCGACCGCTGAGGTTGCGGCATCGAAAAGGGCAACACCGCACCACAACCGGAAACACTACCGCCCAGATGTATTTGTACAGCTGGTGCGCCTGCTCGGGTCTGTGCAGCcggcacgcagcgctgcgtaTGACCTGATTCACCGTTACGCGGCATCCCGTGCCGCCTTGTCAACCGCCCGTGTGAACGTGAACAGGAACAGCCTCAACGTGGCGGGGCTGGAACTATCGAAGCACTACAACACGAACACTCTCTCACGCGCGTACAACTTTCTCGTGCAGAGTGCGGACACCCTCGGCGCAGCCGAGCAGGTGCTTGAGCAGCTCCGGCGTTCTCGATCGCCGCCACTGCAGGGGTGTAGCGCAGCCGCTCAAGAGGCGAAAAGCCACGCAGGCAGAGATGCAGGCCGGCCGCTTCGTGACATGGACGCCGGACTGGCTGGGCTCGAGACTGAATCGGTGGCTCACATCGCCTATCTATCCGCCGTCGCGGGCGATTGGCGCCGTGCACTGCACCACGCGAACGCGCTACTCCACGAGCCGCGCTATCGCACCACTTTCTTCCCAACAGCTCGCCTCCACGACGCGGTGCAGTACGCTCTCGAGCAGGCGCCGTCTCCCGGGCCCTCTTGGCGGGTatcgctgcagctcttcacGGACATGATGGAGCGCAATGTCCCGAGCTCTGAGGTGTCTTTCCAGTCTGCGGTGAAGCGCTGCTTTGCTGGCGGGGTGCCCGATCAAGCGCAGAGGCTCTTTCACTTCGTCCTGCGCAACGGCGTGCGACCGTGATGAGAagcagtgcgtgtgcgagtggGCCTAtgcgaaggagaagaggaaaaagacaaaaaaagggggggcCTCACCATTGCCCGGGAGTCGATGATGCACGCGCGCTTACGTGTCATGGAAATCCACAGAGGGGTGCTTCGTTACCGTTTTTTTTCACTTGTTGCTGCATTTTTCCCCTTTTTGCTTGCAtatgtgcatgcgtgcacacgAACCCACCctgcgcaggtgcggctACTTTCTCCCTCAtggtgaagagagagaaggctTGAGAGCGCTACACGAGTACCCCATCCCACCTGGGCGCACGCATGCAAGCACCTTTCCTTCCTCCGTCTCCTGACGCGAGCGTCTCGTGCTGGGTGTGCCGAGCTCAAGCGACGGCATTTGCCACCCACTCGTGCCCCTTCCTTGCGGGTGAGACGCAGGCCGAAGGACGCGACACCGACAAACCAGATCGAGCGTTTCCTCACGGCGCGATGCCCGCAGCTTGCCCCCTTCTGCtcgcttcgctctctcgccgttTGTGCCGCAGGAAACCGGGCAACGGCTCTTTGTATGCTTCTCTTCCTACGCTCCGCTTCTTTGTTTTTAGTTCGGTCTTTAACTGAACGCTGGTGAGTCTCGCGCGCCTCGTAcatcacacacgcagacacacgcacgcgtagAGGAGAAAGGGACGACTGCCGCTCGAGCAGCCGTGCACGGGTCTCGCACACGCAACCTTGACGCGATACACTGAGCACGGACGATAAGGAAAGGGAGCGGCACGCAGGAGAGGTAGCAACGATACcctcacacgcgcgcataaATCATGGCGTTTAATGCGTTTGCTAGCTCGACAGCGCCAGGCTTCGGTgctgcgtcgacgccggcTGGAGTATGCGGCTTTGGCCACGCCGGAGGTGCCGCGCCCGCCGCACCTACGGGAGCTGGCGGCTTCAACGCAGCCCCCGCCTCGGCCCCGGCTTCGGGGCTCAGCTTCGGCTCTGGCACGTCGgctcccgctgccgcgacgccgaCACCGACCGCGTCGACTGTGGGCTTCGGAGGATTCATCGCTGGCCATGCAGCATCCACGTCCGTTACGGCGGCCAGCGGCTTCTCAACAGCCCCGCAGCCCCCGGCGagcacgccgacgccgttCAGTGGTAGCGGATTCGGCCCTGGAGCGGCCGCtccagcggctgcgtcggcaACCGCAGCTCCGGCAGCCTCTACGCCGTTTGCCGCTGCGAGCATCCCGGCTGCACCCGTATCCGGAGGGGGAGGCTTCGGCGGCACGacaagcagcgctgccgcaacTCCCTTCAGCGGCTTCGGCACCAATACGGGCGCAACTCTCGCTGCCCCCGTCGGTGCCGCCCCTGCCACCGCCCCGGCGAGCGCGTCACCGGCTTCGGGAGCCTTTAACTTTGCCACTGCCTCGGTTGCTTCGGCTTCGGCCGCAAAGGCGCCGACGAACTTCGGGCCATttggtggtgcagctgctgcagcaacgccggcgcCAGTGGCGCTGACAGCTTCTGCTGAAGGCGCCAAGGCGCCCTCCAACGCATTGTTTGGGCCCAACTCCGGAAACAGTGCCCCTAGTGCCGGCTTACCAGTGGGTGGCACGGGCACGAGCGGTCTTGCGGCTGCTTCAGCCGGCTTTGGCGATAAGAGCGCGTCCTCAGCACCCgcgagcggtgccgccggcggtggcttCAACTTTGCCGGTGCGGCAACCACGGCCCCTGCGACAGGCGGTGGGTTCCACCTAGGCAGTGCGGCCTCAGCGCTTGCCGCTCCAACGGTAAACAAGACACCagcccctgctgctgcggcagcctcTGGGGGCTTTAGCTTTGGCGGTGCAACGCCGAGCCCTGCGGCAGGCCCCGCTGCGGCCTCTGCAGCCGGTGGGTTCGGCGTGACGTCGGCTACTCCAgctccggctgctgctcccgcgGCTGCTCCTTCAACCAGTGGTGGCTTCACCTTCGGCGGCacgggtgctgcagcagcgtcatccGATGCAACaaccgctgccggtgccacGGTGCCTTCAGCAGTGACGGGGTCTcctccggcagcagcgacaggtGCAAGCACCACGCCGATTACGGCGGATGCGACATCATCCGCAAAAAGAGCTGAGAACGCACCACCTTTGccgaccgcagcagcaaccgccgcctcgccgtcgcaggaGTTCGACGGAAAGAGCCTTGCTGCGGTTCTGCGCAAGCTAGACGTTGATATCTCCTTGGATCAGCGGCACTTTGCCGACCTTGCCCGCCACGTCGTGGCGCGTGACCGACAGATCATGGCGCGTGGCCGGGAGTTGGCCGAAGTTCAGTCAGTCGTGAAGGATGCCTTGACAGCGGCAAAAAGCGCCGAGGCGACGTTGGCGGAGTGCAAGCAGCGGCAAACAGCCCTCTCTGAGTACTTGCAATCTCTGGAAGACAAGATACAGCCGTACTACGCGCAATGGGAGCAGCTACAGCAGCAGGTCCATTCGGCAGACCCTTGTAGCGTGgaccagcagcgcgctgtcACGTACGACAATgtcatggcgctgctggaagaGGTTCA
This window encodes:
- a CDS encoding aquaporin-like protein; translation: MCALQRDAATRAEKQPYLARQIPMIRLSRYQAKFVCEGIGTFIFLMTTSLAEMNCGNLAVDGKTRTRNLAPIAEGFMLCVLIFMFGYISGGHFNPAVTFAVVMIRGMRVEEAISYWVAQVVGALVGAGLSIFVHGSTQHLPAPQVVQNTAEYVFSAFVAEAVFTMLLVTVVLHAAYSQQRNNDFYGLAVGMCLLASQYAVGGVSGGAFNPAVATGLQVTKFIAAGYFTQLLYLWLYWAAPACGAVAAAFLFMMTHPVPKDEAGEVQQQRVARNLYSSF